In Streptomyces seoulensis, the following are encoded in one genomic region:
- a CDS encoding DedA family protein: MMTLALGPSWLDPNYLLDTYSIWGLLLIVFAESGLLIGFFLPGDSLLFTAGLLITSGQLDFPLWGAIALICAAAILGDQAGYMFGKKVGPSLFNRPDSRLFKQENVIKAHEFFEKYGPKSLVLARFVPIVRTFTPIVAGVSGMRYRSFLTFNVIGGVLWGAGVTLLGSWLGNIGVVKDNIEAMLILIVLISVIPIAIEFLRARGKNKRDQQQAPEQPAYEQQPQAPVMDDSTTQLRRIEPDQPHQDPYGRPYEQQAAPQQQPQHWQQGYGNRPQGGQGHGGYGQQQDPYYGQQPHQPHQQPQYDGYGRPHHPQQQQSYPYGYDQGHGQGGHHPQ; encoded by the coding sequence GTGATGACACTCGCCCTCGGCCCGAGCTGGCTCGATCCCAACTACCTGCTGGACACGTACAGCATCTGGGGTCTGCTGCTCATCGTCTTCGCCGAGTCCGGCCTGCTCATCGGCTTCTTCCTGCCGGGTGACTCGCTGCTGTTCACCGCCGGTCTGCTGATCACCTCGGGGCAGCTGGACTTCCCGCTGTGGGGGGCGATCGCGCTGATCTGCGCCGCCGCGATCCTGGGCGACCAGGCGGGCTACATGTTCGGCAAGAAGGTCGGACCGTCCCTGTTCAACCGGCCCGACTCGCGCCTGTTCAAGCAGGAGAACGTGATCAAGGCGCACGAGTTCTTCGAGAAGTACGGACCGAAGTCGCTGGTCCTGGCCCGCTTCGTGCCCATCGTGCGCACCTTCACACCGATCGTCGCGGGCGTCAGCGGGATGCGGTACCGCTCGTTCCTGACCTTCAACGTCATCGGCGGTGTGCTCTGGGGCGCCGGGGTGACGCTGCTGGGCTCCTGGCTCGGCAACATCGGCGTCGTCAAGGACAACATCGAGGCGATGCTCATCCTCATCGTCCTCATCTCGGTGATCCCGATCGCCATCGAGTTCCTGCGCGCCCGCGGCAAGAACAAGCGCGACCAGCAGCAGGCCCCCGAGCAGCCCGCGTACGAGCAGCAGCCGCAGGCCCCGGTGATGGACGACTCCACGACGCAGCTGCGCCGCATCGAGCCCGACCAGCCCCACCAGGACCCCTACGGCCGCCCCTACGAGCAGCAGGCGGCCCCCCAGCAGCAGCCGCAGCACTGGCAGCAGGGCTACGGCAACCGGCCCCAGGGCGGCCAGGGCCACGGCGGCTACGGGCAGCAGCAGGACCCGTACTACGGACAGCAGCCCCACCAGCCCCACCAGCAGCCGCAGTACGACGGCTACGGACGGCCGCACCACCCCCAGCAGCAGCAGTCCTACCCCTACGGCTACGACCAGGGCCACGGCCAGGGCGGTCACCACCCCCAGTAG
- a CDS encoding threonine/serine ThrE exporter family protein, with amino-acid sequence MSEAEDRKPRSDEARATFDPEITSEFAIPEGLAVARGSGESETTSEFAMPKGLESTQAEAEPEGSAFNTPRTYSVKESSSAFTPATGVPMITLITDAPWQDRMRTMLRMPVAERPALEPVVRAEDEGPAVPRVLDLTLRIGELLLAGGEGAEDVEAAMFAVCRSYGLDRCEPTVTFTLLSITHQPSLVEDPVTASRTVRRRGTDYTRLAAVFRLVDDLTDAEAHVSLEEAYGRLAEMRRNRHPYPGWALTLASGLLAGAASVLVGGDAIVFVAAALGAMLGDRLAWLLAGRGLPEFYQFTVAAMPPAAIGVAFALASVDVKASAVVTGGLFALLPGRALVAGVQDGLTGFYITASARLLEVMYFFVAIVIGVLTVLYFGVQVGGELNPDAVLNIQSRPVLQILASMVLSLTFAVLLQQERSTVLWVTLNGGVAWSVYGALHTANFSPVASTAVAAGLVGLFGQLLARYQFASALPFTTAAIGPLLPGSATYFGLLSIAQSHVDKGLVSLAKAVSLAMAIAIGVNLGAEISRLTLRIGSPGKRRAAKRTRGF; translated from the coding sequence GTGTCGGAGGCGGAGGACCGCAAGCCCCGGTCGGACGAGGCGCGGGCCACGTTCGACCCGGAGATCACGTCCGAGTTCGCCATCCCGGAGGGACTCGCGGTCGCCAGGGGAAGCGGCGAGTCGGAGACGACGTCCGAGTTCGCCATGCCCAAGGGGCTGGAGTCGACGCAGGCGGAGGCCGAGCCGGAGGGCTCGGCGTTCAACACACCGCGCACCTACAGCGTCAAGGAGTCGTCGTCCGCGTTCACCCCCGCGACGGGCGTCCCGATGATCACGCTGATCACCGACGCGCCCTGGCAGGACCGGATGCGCACCATGCTGCGCATGCCGGTGGCCGAGCGGCCGGCGCTGGAGCCGGTGGTGCGCGCCGAGGACGAGGGCCCCGCGGTCCCGCGCGTGCTCGACCTGACCCTGCGTATCGGCGAGCTGCTGCTCGCGGGCGGTGAGGGCGCCGAGGACGTGGAGGCCGCGATGTTCGCGGTGTGCCGGTCCTACGGGCTGGACCGCTGCGAGCCGACGGTGACCTTCACCCTGCTGTCGATCACCCACCAGCCCTCCCTGGTGGAGGACCCGGTGACGGCGTCCCGGACGGTCCGCAGGCGCGGCACCGACTACACCCGGCTGGCGGCGGTCTTCCGGCTGGTGGACGATCTCACGGACGCCGAGGCCCATGTCTCCCTGGAGGAGGCGTACGGCCGGCTCGCGGAGATGCGCCGAAACCGGCACCCCTACCCCGGCTGGGCGCTGACCCTGGCGAGCGGGCTGCTGGCGGGCGCGGCCTCGGTGCTGGTCGGCGGTGACGCGATCGTGTTCGTGGCGGCCGCGCTGGGCGCGATGCTCGGCGACCGGCTCGCCTGGCTGCTGGCCGGGCGCGGGCTGCCGGAGTTCTACCAGTTCACGGTGGCCGCGATGCCACCCGCCGCGATCGGCGTGGCGTTCGCCCTTGCGAGCGTGGACGTGAAGGCGTCCGCGGTGGTCACCGGTGGACTCTTCGCGCTGCTGCCCGGACGGGCGCTGGTGGCGGGCGTGCAGGACGGACTGACGGGCTTCTACATCACCGCGTCGGCGCGGCTGCTGGAGGTCATGTACTTCTTCGTCGCCATCGTGATCGGTGTGCTGACGGTGCTGTACTTCGGTGTGCAGGTGGGCGGCGAGCTGAACCCGGACGCGGTGCTGAACATCCAGTCCCGGCCGGTGCTGCAGATCCTGGCCTCCATGGTGCTGTCGCTGACCTTCGCGGTGCTGCTCCAGCAGGAGCGCTCCACCGTGCTGTGGGTGACGCTCAACGGCGGCGTCGCCTGGTCGGTGTACGGCGCGCTGCACACGGCCAACTTCTCGCCGGTGGCATCCACGGCGGTGGCGGCCGGTCTGGTGGGCCTCTTCGGGCAGTTGCTGGCGCGCTATCAGTTCGCGTCCGCGCTGCCGTTCACCACGGCGGCGATCGGCCCGCTGCTGCCCGGTTCGGCCACGTACTTCGGACTGCTGTCCATCGCGCAGAGCCATGTGGACAAGGGACTGGTGTCGCTGGCCAAGGCCGTCTCCCTGGCCATGGCCATCGCCATCGGGGTGAACCTGGGTGCGGAGATCTCCCGGCTCACCCTGCGGATCGGCTCCCCCGGCAAGCGCCGGGCGGCCAAGCGGACCAGGGGTTTCTAG
- a CDS encoding inorganic diphosphatase, translating into MEFDVTIEIPKGSRNKYEVDHETGRIRLDRRLFTSTAYPTDYGFVENTLGEDGDPLDALVILDEPTFPGCLIKCRAIGMFRMTDEAGGDDKLLCVPATDPRVEHLRDIHHVSEFDRLEIQHFFEVYKDLEPGKSVEGANWVGRQEAEAEIERSYKRLEEQGGH; encoded by the coding sequence GTGGAGTTCGACGTCACGATCGAGATCCCGAAGGGTTCGCGGAACAAGTACGAGGTGGACCACGAGACCGGTCGGATCCGCCTGGACCGTCGCCTCTTCACCTCGACCGCCTACCCGACCGACTACGGATTCGTCGAGAACACGCTCGGCGAGGACGGCGACCCGCTGGACGCGCTCGTCATCCTGGACGAGCCCACGTTCCCGGGCTGCCTCATCAAGTGCCGCGCGATCGGCATGTTCCGGATGACGGACGAGGCCGGCGGCGACGACAAGCTGCTGTGCGTCCCGGCGACCGACCCGCGCGTGGAGCACCTGCGCGACATCCACCACGTGTCGGAGTTCGACCGCCTGGAGATCCAGCACTTCTTCGAGGTCTACAAGGACCTGGAGCCGGGCAAGTCGGTCGAGGGCGCCAACTGGGTGGGCCGCCAGGAGGCCGAGGCCGAGATCGAGCGCTCCTACAAGCGCCTGGAGGAGCAGGGCGGTCACTGA
- the dacB gene encoding D-alanyl-D-alanine carboxypeptidase/D-alanyl-D-alanine endopeptidase, with translation MKRLADALRPSLAHTASVVKPRLARLTSALRPGPGQAGPRPSRTWYFTASAATAGLALAAGAVAVAGPFDGAGQRTAERDRAVALTLARGGDHDAVGSVGGGAEAVPSAPPVLRALGAAAEPATSGKVPPSGIAGVLDPLLADPALGEGHAAAVVDVATGRRLYGTHSGQAFTPASTTKIATAVAALSALGPDHRLTTRTALDPDTGELVLVGGGDPTLTAHKASGGWASLRTLATGTAAALRKRGVEKVTLSYDTTLYSGPSRHPIGVNDNLAEVTALTADEGRTDNSGSGPVTRVADPAAEAARTFAGLLKEAGIEATPPGPSKATSRATTLAAVSSPPLSDVVERMLTNSDNDIAEGLARQTALASGQPGSFAGGAKAVAARLTKLGLPMRGASFHDGSGLDRDDRLTADLLTSLLATAADPGRPGLRPVLTGLPVGGFTGTLAERYADGGAAGLIRAKTGTLTGVNSLAGTVVTKDGRLLTFAFLASGTTDPQSAQSALDHTATTLANCGCG, from the coding sequence GTGAAGCGGCTCGCGGACGCCCTACGACCGAGTCTGGCGCACACGGCGTCCGTGGTGAAACCGCGTCTCGCGCGGTTGACGTCCGCCCTGCGTCCCGGACCTGGCCAGGCCGGTCCCAGGCCCTCTCGGACCTGGTACTTCACCGCCTCGGCGGCCACCGCCGGACTGGCACTGGCCGCCGGCGCAGTGGCCGTGGCCGGCCCCTTCGACGGCGCCGGTCAGCGTACGGCGGAGCGGGACCGCGCGGTCGCCCTCACGCTCGCACGTGGCGGAGATCACGACGCCGTCGGCAGCGTGGGGGGCGGTGCCGAGGCCGTGCCGAGCGCCCCGCCCGTGCTGCGCGCGCTCGGCGCGGCCGCGGAGCCCGCCACGTCCGGCAAGGTGCCGCCGAGCGGCATCGCGGGCGTCCTGGACCCCCTGCTGGCCGACCCCGCCCTCGGCGAGGGCCACGCCGCGGCCGTGGTGGACGTGGCCACCGGCCGCCGTCTCTACGGCACCCACTCCGGCCAGGCGTTCACACCCGCCTCCACCACCAAGATCGCCACCGCCGTGGCCGCGCTGTCCGCGCTCGGCCCCGACCACCGGCTCACCACCCGTACCGCGCTCGACCCCGACACCGGCGAACTGGTCCTCGTCGGCGGCGGCGACCCCACCCTCACCGCGCACAAGGCGAGCGGCGGCTGGGCGAGCCTGCGCACCCTGGCCACCGGCACCGCCGCCGCGCTGAGGAAGCGGGGCGTCGAGAAGGTCACGCTGTCCTACGACACGACGCTCTACTCCGGCCCCTCGCGCCACCCCATCGGCGTCAACGACAACCTCGCCGAGGTCACCGCCCTCACCGCCGACGAGGGCCGCACCGACAACTCCGGCAGCGGACCGGTGACCCGGGTGGCCGACCCCGCCGCCGAGGCCGCCCGCACCTTCGCGGGGCTGCTGAAGGAGGCGGGCATCGAGGCGACCCCGCCCGGCCCCTCCAAGGCGACCTCGCGCGCGACGACCCTCGCCGCCGTCTCCTCGCCCCCGCTGTCCGACGTGGTCGAGCGGATGCTGACCAACAGCGACAACGACATCGCCGAGGGGCTGGCCCGGCAGACCGCCCTCGCCTCCGGGCAGCCCGGCAGCTTCGCGGGCGGCGCCAAGGCGGTCGCCGCCCGGCTCACCAAGCTCGGACTGCCGATGCGCGGCGCCTCCTTCCACGACGGCAGCGGGCTCGACCGGGACGACCGGCTCACCGCCGACCTCCTGACCTCCCTGCTCGCCACCGCCGCCGACCCCGGCCGGCCCGGCCTGCGCCCCGTCCTCACCGGCCTGCCCGTCGGCGGGTTCACCGGCACCCTCGCCGAGCGCTACGCCGACGGCGGCGCGGCCGGCCTCATCCGCGCCAAGACCGGCACCCTGACCGGCGTCAACTCGCTCGCCGGCACGGTCGTCACCAAGGACGGCCGCCTCCTCACCTTCGCCTTCCTCGCCTCAGGCACCACCGACCCCCAGTCCGCCCAGTCCGCCCTGGACCACACGGCAACCACCCTGGCCAACTGCGGCTGCGGCTAG
- a CDS encoding zinc-dependent metalloprotease: protein MVDWNLAVATATRLVRPGPEISREEARAVVAELRRHAKVSEEHVRAFTRMGTGDVHDTPVLVVDRPGWVRANVAGFRELLRPLLDKMQERRGPGAGNAVLGAVGGKVTGVELGMLLSFLSSRVLGQYETFAPAAPDLPAGTAPGGGGRLLLVAPNIVHVERELDVDPHDFRLWVCLHEETHRTQFTAVPWLRDHLEGEIQAFLAETDVDPMTFLERVRDAAQSLAGGRPEGEEEDGGRSLVELVQSPAQREILGRLTAVMSLLEGHADFVMDGVGPEVVPSVAEIREKFQQRRAKGASRLDLALRKLLGLDAKLRQYRDGERFVRAVVDEVGMDGFNRVWTSPNTLPTKAEISDPAGWVARVHRTTEP from the coding sequence ATGGTCGACTGGAACCTCGCGGTGGCGACCGCGACGCGGCTCGTGCGGCCGGGGCCGGAGATCAGCAGGGAAGAGGCCAGGGCGGTGGTCGCTGAGCTGCGCCGGCACGCCAAGGTCTCCGAGGAGCACGTCCGCGCCTTCACCCGCATGGGGACCGGGGACGTCCACGACACCCCCGTACTGGTCGTCGACCGGCCCGGCTGGGTACGGGCCAACGTCGCCGGGTTCCGCGAGCTTCTGCGGCCGCTGCTCGACAAGATGCAGGAGCGGCGCGGCCCCGGCGCGGGCAACGCCGTCCTCGGTGCCGTCGGCGGCAAGGTGACCGGCGTGGAACTCGGCATGCTGCTGTCGTTCCTGTCCTCCCGCGTCCTCGGCCAGTACGAGACCTTCGCCCCCGCCGCCCCCGACCTGCCGGCCGGCACCGCGCCCGGCGGAGGCGGCCGGCTGCTGCTCGTCGCGCCGAACATCGTCCACGTGGAGCGCGAACTCGACGTCGACCCCCACGACTTCCGGCTCTGGGTGTGCCTGCACGAGGAGACGCACCGCACCCAGTTCACCGCCGTGCCCTGGCTCCGCGACCATCTGGAGGGCGAGATCCAGGCGTTCCTCGCGGAGACCGACGTCGACCCGATGACGTTCCTGGAGCGCGTCCGGGACGCCGCCCAGTCGCTCGCCGGGGGCCGCCCCGAGGGCGAGGAGGAGGACGGCGGACGCTCGCTGGTGGAGCTGGTGCAGAGCCCGGCCCAGCGGGAGATCCTCGGCCGCCTCACCGCCGTCATGTCCCTGCTGGAGGGGCACGCCGACTTCGTGATGGACGGTGTCGGCCCCGAGGTCGTGCCGAGCGTCGCCGAGATCCGCGAGAAGTTCCAGCAGCGCCGGGCCAAGGGCGCCTCCCGCCTCGACCTCGCGCTGCGCAAGCTCCTCGGGCTGGACGCCAAGCTGCGCCAGTACCGCGACGGCGAGCGCTTCGTCCGCGCGGTCGTCGACGAGGTCGGCATGGACGGCTTCAACCGGGTGTGGACCTCGCCCAACACGCTGCCCACCAAGGCGGAGATCTCCGACCCGGCGGGCTGGGTCGCGCGCGTGCACCGCACGACTGAACCCTGA
- the tilS gene encoding tRNA lysidine(34) synthetase TilS: protein MGPHPAVAAIRLAVRRVLHDIATGQAAEHGGTGHTTGHGAVAVAHRTGGPGTAQRHRGPASATAPLVLVACSGGADSMALASALAFEAPRLGLRAGGVTVDHGLQPGSALRADEVALRLRELGLGPVESVAVTVGRDGGPEAAARDARYAALDAAAERHGAAAVLLGHTRDDQAETVLLGLARGSGIRSLSGMAAVSGADGRYRRPFLQLDRQTARKACLVQSLPVWDDPHNTDPAYTRSRLRHEGLPALEKALGKGVVEALARTAQLSRDDADALDTWAGQAESSVRDAEGELQCAKLYALPPAVRRRVLRRAAIEAGAPAGSLFARHIEEMDRLITGWRGQGAINLPGKVVAQRQGGRLVIRQG, encoded by the coding sequence ATGGGTCCCCATCCCGCGGTCGCGGCGATACGCCTGGCGGTCCGCCGCGTCCTCCACGACATCGCCACCGGCCAGGCCGCCGAGCACGGCGGCACCGGACACACCACCGGCCACGGCGCCGTGGCCGTCGCCCACCGGACCGGCGGTCCGGGCACCGCGCAGCGCCACCGGGGCCCCGCCTCCGCCACCGCGCCGCTCGTCCTCGTCGCCTGCTCCGGCGGCGCCGACTCCATGGCGCTCGCCTCCGCCCTCGCCTTCGAGGCCCCCCGCCTCGGCCTGCGCGCCGGTGGCGTCACCGTCGACCACGGCCTCCAGCCCGGCTCCGCCCTGCGCGCCGACGAGGTGGCCCTCAGACTGCGCGAACTCGGCCTCGGCCCGGTGGAGTCCGTCGCCGTCACCGTGGGCCGCGACGGCGGCCCCGAGGCGGCCGCGCGGGACGCCCGGTACGCCGCCCTGGACGCCGCGGCCGAACGCCACGGCGCCGCCGCCGTCCTGCTCGGCCACACCCGCGACGACCAGGCCGAGACCGTCCTGCTCGGCCTCGCCCGCGGTTCCGGCATCCGCTCCCTGTCCGGCATGGCCGCGGTCTCGGGGGCCGACGGCCGTTACCGGCGCCCGTTCCTCCAGCTCGACCGGCAGACCGCCCGCAAGGCGTGCCTGGTCCAGTCGCTGCCCGTCTGGGACGACCCGCACAACACCGACCCGGCCTACACCCGCTCCCGGCTGCGCCACGAGGGCCTGCCCGCGCTGGAGAAGGCGCTCGGCAAGGGCGTCGTGGAGGCGCTCGCCCGCACCGCCCAGCTCTCCCGCGACGACGCCGACGCCCTGGACACCTGGGCCGGCCAGGCCGAGTCCTCCGTACGGGACGCCGAGGGCGAGCTGCAGTGCGCCAAGCTCTACGCGCTGCCGCCCGCCGTGCGCCGCCGGGTGCTGCGCCGGGCCGCCATCGAGGCGGGCGCTCCGGCCGGTTCGCTCTTCGCCCGGCACATCGAGGAGATGGACCGCCTGATCACCGGCTGGCGGGGTCAGGGAGCCATCAATCTGCCGGGCAAGGTCGTCGCTCAGCGGCAGGGTGGCAGACTGGTGATTCGGCAAGGCTGA
- the hpt gene encoding hypoxanthine phosphoribosyltransferase, protein MRVDAKDMGADLQRVLITKEEIDAKLAELAAKIDAEYAGKDLLIVGVLKGAVMVMADLARALSTPVTMDWMAVSSYGAGTQSSGVVRILKDLDTDIKGRHVLIVEDIIDSGLTLSWLINNLGSREPASLKVCTLLRKPDAAKVSIDVEWAGFDIPNEFVVGYGLDYAEKYRNLPFVGTLAPHVYGG, encoded by the coding sequence ATGCGGGTGGACGCGAAAGACATGGGTGCCGACCTCCAGCGGGTGCTCATCACCAAGGAAGAGATCGACGCGAAGCTGGCCGAGCTGGCCGCGAAGATCGACGCGGAGTACGCGGGCAAGGACCTGCTGATCGTCGGTGTCCTCAAGGGCGCGGTCATGGTCATGGCGGACCTGGCGCGTGCGCTGTCCACCCCCGTCACCATGGACTGGATGGCCGTGTCCTCCTACGGCGCGGGCACCCAGTCCTCCGGTGTCGTCCGGATCCTCAAGGACCTCGACACCGACATCAAGGGCCGGCACGTCCTGATCGTCGAGGACATCATCGACTCCGGGCTGACCCTGTCCTGGCTGATCAACAACCTCGGCTCGCGCGAGCCCGCCTCCCTGAAGGTGTGCACGCTGCTGCGCAAGCCGGACGCCGCCAAGGTCTCCATCGACGTGGAGTGGGCCGGCTTCGACATCCCGAACGAGTTCGTGGTCGGCTACGGCCTGGACTACGCCGAGAAGTACCGGAACCTCCCGTTCGTGGGGACGCTCGCGCCCCACGTCTACGGCGGCTGA
- the ftsH gene encoding ATP-dependent zinc metalloprotease FtsH, whose translation MDVKRYFRGPVMWIVLAVLAVVVLMQVVGNSGGYKTVDTGQVVAAINDNKIKSAKLTTGDEQTIKVTLKDGVKVKDSSKIQASYIGDQGVALAQTLQNKYQDKQITEGYTVSPSKQSPFVGVLLTLLPFVLIVVVFLFLMNQMQGGGSRVMNFGKSKAKLITKDTPKTTFSDVAGCDEAVEELHEIKEFLQEPAKFQAVGAKIPKGVLLYGRPGTGKTLLARAVAGEAGVPFYSISGSDFVEMFVGVGASRVRDLFEQAKANAPAIVFVDEIDAVGRHRGAGLGGGHDEREQTLNQLLVEMDGFDVKGGVILIAATNRPDILDPALLRPGRFDRQIAVDPPDLQGRLEILKVHQKGKPVAPDVDLAAVARRTPGMTGADLANVLNEAALLTARSDQKLIDNKALDEAIDRVVAGPQKRTRIMSDKEKKITAYHEGGHALVAAASPNSDPVHKITILSRGRALGYTMVLPDEDKYSTTRNEMLDQLAYMLGGRAAEELVFHDPTTGAANDIEKATNVARAMVTQYGMTERLGAIKFGGDNSEPFLGREMSHQRDYSEEVAGLVDEEVKKLIETAHNEAWEILVENRDVLDNLVLALLEKETLGKEEIAEVFASIHKRPPRPAWTGSSRRTPSTRPPVLSPRELALTNGANGTTPAISTVKSTTTEHGPVPEPSPEDRPES comes from the coding sequence ATGGACGTGAAGCGATACTTCCGTGGGCCGGTCATGTGGATCGTGCTGGCCGTCCTTGCCGTGGTCGTGTTGATGCAGGTCGTCGGCAATTCCGGCGGCTACAAGACGGTGGACACCGGCCAGGTCGTGGCGGCGATCAACGACAACAAGATCAAGTCGGCCAAGCTGACCACCGGTGACGAGCAGACCATCAAGGTCACGCTCAAGGACGGCGTCAAGGTCAAGGACAGCTCGAAGATCCAGGCGAGCTACATCGGCGACCAGGGCGTGGCTCTGGCGCAGACCCTGCAGAACAAGTACCAGGACAAGCAGATCACCGAGGGATACACCGTCTCTCCCTCGAAGCAGAGCCCGTTCGTCGGCGTGCTGCTCACCCTGCTGCCCTTCGTCCTGATCGTGGTCGTGTTCCTGTTCCTGATGAACCAGATGCAGGGCGGTGGTTCGCGGGTCATGAACTTCGGCAAGTCCAAGGCGAAGCTCATCACCAAGGACACGCCGAAGACCACCTTCTCCGACGTCGCCGGCTGTGACGAGGCCGTCGAGGAGCTCCACGAGATCAAGGAGTTCCTCCAGGAGCCGGCCAAGTTCCAGGCCGTCGGCGCCAAGATCCCCAAGGGCGTGCTGCTGTACGGTCGCCCGGGTACCGGCAAGACCCTGCTGGCGCGTGCCGTGGCGGGCGAGGCCGGGGTGCCGTTCTACTCGATCTCCGGTTCCGACTTCGTCGAGATGTTCGTCGGTGTCGGTGCCTCCCGTGTGCGTGACCTGTTCGAGCAGGCCAAGGCGAACGCCCCGGCGATCGTCTTCGTCGACGAGATCGACGCGGTCGGCCGGCACCGTGGTGCCGGGCTCGGCGGCGGTCACGACGAGCGCGAGCAGACCCTGAACCAGCTCCTGGTCGAGATGGACGGCTTCGACGTGAAGGGCGGCGTCATCCTGATCGCCGCCACGAACCGGCCCGACATCCTGGACCCGGCGCTGCTGCGTCCCGGTCGTTTCGACCGGCAGATCGCGGTCGACCCGCCGGACCTCCAGGGCCGCCTGGAGATCCTCAAGGTCCACCAGAAGGGCAAGCCGGTCGCGCCCGACGTCGACCTGGCCGCCGTCGCCCGCCGGACCCCCGGCATGACCGGCGCCGACCTGGCCAACGTGCTCAACGAGGCCGCGCTGCTCACCGCGCGCAGCGACCAGAAGCTGATCGACAACAAGGCGCTGGACGAGGCGATCGACCGTGTGGTCGCGGGCCCGCAGAAGCGGACCCGGATCATGTCGGACAAGGAGAAGAAGATCACCGCGTACCACGAGGGCGGACACGCCCTGGTCGCGGCGGCCTCGCCGAACTCCGACCCCGTCCACAAGATCACCATCCTGTCCCGCGGCCGTGCCCTGGGCTACACGATGGTGCTCCCGGACGAGGACAAGTACTCGACCACGCGCAACGAGATGCTCGACCAGCTCGCCTACATGCTGGGCGGACGCGCGGCGGAGGAACTGGTCTTCCACGACCCGACCACCGGCGCCGCGAACGACATCGAGAAGGCCACCAACGTGGCCCGCGCGATGGTCACCCAGTACGGCATGACCGAGCGGCTCGGCGCCATCAAGTTCGGCGGCGACAACTCCGAGCCGTTCCTCGGCCGTGAGATGTCGCACCAGCGCGACTACTCGGAAGAGGTCGCCGGGCTGGTCGACGAAGAGGTCAAGAAGCTCATCGAGACCGCGCACAACGAGGCGTGGGAGATCCTGGTAGAGAACCGGGACGTGCTCGACAACCTGGTCCTGGCGCTCCTGGAGAAGGAGACCCTGGGCAAGGAGGAGATCGCCGAGGTCTTCGCGTCGATCCACAAGCGCCCGCCGCGTCCGGCCTGGACCGGCTCCTCGCGGCGTACGCCGTCCACCCGCCCGCCGGTGCTCTCCCCCCGGGAGCTGGCACTGACCAACGGTGCGAACGGCACGACGCCCGCGATCAGCACGGTCAAGTCCACGACGACCGAGCACGGTCCGGTCCCGGAGCCGTCCCCCGAGGACCGCCCCGAGAGCTGA
- the folE gene encoding GTP cyclohydrolase I FolE, protein MTDPVTLAGDGTIGEFDEKRAENAVRELLIAVGEDPDREGLLDTPARVARAYREIFSGLRQRAEDVLTTTFDLGHDEMVLVKDIEVYSTCEHHLVPFRGVAHVGYIPSVTGKITGLSKLARLVDVYARRPQVQERLTTQIADSLMEILEPRGVIVVIECEHMCMSMRGIRKPGAKTITSAVRGQLRDATTRNEAMSLIMAR, encoded by the coding sequence ATGACCGACCCCGTGACGCTGGCCGGTGACGGCACCATCGGCGAGTTCGACGAGAAACGCGCCGAGAACGCCGTCCGCGAGCTCCTGATAGCCGTCGGCGAGGACCCCGACCGCGAGGGCCTCCTGGACACCCCGGCACGGGTGGCACGGGCGTACCGGGAGATCTTCTCCGGGCTCCGGCAGCGCGCGGAGGACGTGCTCACCACGACGTTCGACCTCGGGCACGACGAGATGGTCCTGGTGAAGGACATCGAGGTCTACAGCACCTGCGAGCACCATCTGGTGCCCTTCCGGGGCGTGGCGCACGTGGGCTACATCCCGTCGGTCACGGGGAAGATCACGGGCCTGTCGAAGCTCGCCCGGCTGGTGGACGTGTACGCGCGCCGCCCGCAGGTGCAGGAGCGGCTCACCACGCAGATCGCGGACTCGCTGATGGAGATACTCGAACCGCGCGGGGTGATCGTGGTGATCGAGTGCGAGCACATGTGCATGTCCATGCGCGGCATCCGCAAGCCGGGCGCGAAGACCATCACCTCGGCGGTGCGCGGTCAGCTCCGGGACGCGACGACCCGCAACGAGGCGATGAGCCTCATCATGGCGCGCTGA
- a CDS encoding DUF3180 domain-containing protein, with protein MKQLRIRVLAGVFVVAGVLSWAGARLWNSLGTLPGVPVAAPIVLALIAVVLFATALSLRARFKAQRERRPDAKGVDPMMAARAVVFGHASALVAALVSGVYGGTGVLLLELLDIPARRDQAIYAGFSVLAGFAVIAAAILLERVCRLPEDDDTPPTGTEPAA; from the coding sequence GTGAAACAGCTTCGCATCAGGGTGCTGGCAGGCGTGTTCGTCGTCGCCGGCGTCCTGTCCTGGGCCGGCGCCCGCCTCTGGAACTCGCTCGGCACCCTGCCCGGCGTACCGGTGGCCGCGCCCATCGTGCTCGCGCTGATCGCCGTGGTCCTGTTCGCCACGGCGCTCTCCCTGCGCGCCCGCTTCAAGGCCCAGCGCGAGCGCCGCCCGGACGCCAAGGGCGTCGACCCGATGATGGCCGCCCGCGCGGTCGTCTTCGGCCACGCGAGCGCCCTGGTAGCCGCCCTGGTCAGCGGCGTCTACGGCGGCACGGGCGTCCTCCTGCTGGAGCTGCTCGACATCCCGGCCCGCCGCGACCAGGCCATCTACGCCGGCTTCTCGGTCCTCGCCGGCTTCGCCGTCATAGCGGCCGCCATCCTCCTGGAACGCGTCTGCCGCCTCCCCGAGGACGACGACACCCCGCCCACCGGCACCGAACCGGCCGCCTGA